From Nitrosopumilus zosterae, the proteins below share one genomic window:
- the larE gene encoding ATP-dependent sacrificial sulfur transferase LarE produces the protein MTDLDDLVNWFEGKNKVMVALSGGVDSALVAYAAFQKLGDSAIAVTADYKTLSEEELTTARDVCSEIGIRQLFLDYNELENEYFTKNDSDRCFHCRMELGDHLIELAKEHDVQIIVDGTNVDDLGDYRPGIEALKQYGIRSPLVETGFSKLKIRDAAKSVGLSVFDKPSNSCLASRIPWGQRVTAEKLTRIEFGETIVKQLTKLKHVRVRDLNGSAKIEVDKDMISIFDESILEQITEKLKLVGFSSVEIDQEGYKPGKINVIAD, from the coding sequence ATGACTGATCTTGATGACCTTGTAAACTGGTTTGAGGGCAAAAATAAAGTAATGGTTGCGCTTTCTGGTGGTGTTGACAGTGCACTTGTTGCATACGCTGCTTTTCAAAAATTAGGTGATTCTGCTATTGCAGTTACTGCTGATTACAAAACATTGTCTGAGGAAGAACTAACTACTGCCAGGGATGTTTGTTCTGAGATCGGAATTCGACAACTTTTCTTGGATTACAATGAGCTTGAAAATGAATATTTTACAAAAAATGATTCAGATCGATGTTTTCACTGTAGAATGGAGTTGGGAGATCATCTAATTGAATTAGCAAAAGAACATGATGTACAGATTATTGTAGATGGCACAAATGTTGATGATTTAGGAGATTATAGGCCTGGGATTGAAGCACTGAAACAATATGGAATCAGAAGTCCTCTTGTTGAGACGGGATTCTCGAAATTGAAAATTAGGGATGCAGCAAAATCTGTTGGATTATCTGTATTTGATAAGCCTTCTAATTCTTGTTTGGCATCGCGTATCCCTTGGGGACAACGAGTTACCGCAGAAAAATTAACTCGAATAGAATTTGGCGAAACAATTGTCAAACAACTTACAAAACTAAAACATGTAAGAGTTAGAGATCTAAATGGGTCTGCCAAAATTGAAGTTGATAAAGACATGATATCTATATTTGATGAATCTATTTTAGAACAAATTACTGAAAAATTAAAACTCGTTGGATTTAGTTCAGTTGAAATTGATCAGGAAGGATATAAACCAGGAAAAATCAATGTGATTGCAGATTGA
- a CDS encoding malate dehydrogenase, which yields MITIIGAGKVGGDAALFSALKKLDDQILLLDVVEGLPQGEAMDINHMLSEQGIDVEVKGSNDFADMKGSNIVVVVAGSGRKPGMTRMDLLKINATIVKSVVENVKKYADNSMIIPVTNPLDPMAYITYKVSGFDRSRVFGMGGMLDLSRFRQFIHEATGHSRDSIRALVIGEHGENMLPLPRFSSVSGIPLSSFLPKEKLDELIQNTKQVAAKVIELKGATVHAPGNAISAIVESVMRDRKQVIPVATYLDGEYGHSDVTIGVPAVIGRKGVEKIIELDLNDEEKQIFDKAVESVKSAISGIEI from the coding sequence ATGATTACAATTATCGGAGCTGGGAAAGTAGGTGGAGATGCAGCATTATTCTCAGCTTTGAAGAAATTGGATGATCAAATTTTGCTACTTGATGTTGTTGAAGGACTCCCACAAGGCGAAGCAATGGATATCAACCACATGTTATCAGAGCAAGGAATTGATGTGGAAGTTAAAGGCTCAAATGATTTTGCAGATATGAAGGGTTCCAATATAGTAGTAGTAGTAGCAGGTTCAGGAAGAAAACCAGGAATGACTAGAATGGATCTTTTGAAAATTAATGCAACTATTGTAAAAAGTGTGGTAGAGAATGTCAAAAAATATGCGGATAACTCAATGATTATTCCAGTAACAAATCCGCTTGATCCAATGGCGTACATTACTTACAAAGTATCAGGTTTTGATAGAAGCAGAGTATTTGGAATGGGAGGAATGTTAGATTTATCAAGATTCAGACAATTCATTCACGAAGCAACCGGACATTCCAGGGATTCAATCAGAGCATTAGTGATTGGAGAACATGGGGAAAATATGTTGCCATTGCCAAGATTTTCATCTGTTTCAGGAATACCATTATCATCATTTCTTCCAAAAGAAAAACTAGATGAGTTAATTCAAAATACAAAGCAAGTTGCAGCCAAAGTGATTGAATTAAAAGGTGCGACAGTTCATGCACCTGGAAATGCAATTTCGGCGATTGTTGAATCGGTAATGAGAGATAGAAAACAAGTCATTCCAGTTGCAACATATCTTGATGGCGAATACGGTCACTCAGATGTGACTATCGGAGTTCCAGCAGTAATTGGGAGAAAGGGCGTAGAAAAAATAATCGAGTTAGATCTAAATGATGAAGAAAAACAAATTTTTGATAAAGCCGTTGAAAGTGTTAAAAGTGCCATCTCAGGTATTGAGATCTAA
- a CDS encoding cysteine desulfurase family protein, whose protein sequence is MIYLDNAASTKIHESVLDSMLPYLKEQYGNPSSIHRYGRLTHKAIEKARKQIASLINAEPSEILITSGGTESNNTALCGIAMKNPACKIITSLIEHDAILEPCKKLSQNGFEIDYLPVDSFGMVNYSELENRISEKTCLVSIMFGNNEVGTIQPISEIAKICNEKKIIFHTDAVQAVGKIPIDVKKLGIDLLSVSSHKLYGPKGVGALYIKNGISIDPVILGGGQENGLRSGTENVANIVGFGTACEIAKTCLDENMSHMKKLRDYMIKRVLSEIPEVTLNGNSEYRLPNNAHFTFLGVNGEDLIIKLDEFGIAASTGSACSVNTQKASHVLGAMGFSLEQITGSLRLTIGIFNDEKEIDQTVEVLKKVVNELRSVSPFKEKYSFGLH, encoded by the coding sequence TTGATTTATCTTGATAATGCTGCATCCACTAAAATTCATGAATCTGTTTTAGATTCAATGCTGCCTTATCTCAAAGAACAATACGGAAATCCATCATCTATTCATCGCTATGGTCGATTAACTCATAAGGCAATTGAAAAGGCCAGAAAACAAATTGCATCCTTAATCAATGCTGAACCCTCTGAAATTCTAATCACATCTGGTGGCACAGAATCTAACAATACAGCATTATGCGGAATTGCCATGAAAAATCCTGCATGCAAGATTATTACATCTTTAATTGAACATGATGCAATTTTAGAACCTTGTAAAAAATTGTCTCAAAATGGATTTGAGATTGATTATCTTCCAGTTGACTCCTTTGGAATGGTGAATTATTCGGAACTTGAAAATCGTATCTCCGAAAAAACTTGCCTTGTTTCAATCATGTTCGGAAATAATGAGGTAGGTACCATCCAACCAATCTCTGAAATTGCTAAAATTTGTAATGAAAAAAAAATCATATTTCATACTGATGCCGTACAAGCAGTTGGCAAGATTCCAATTGACGTCAAAAAATTAGGCATAGATTTACTGTCTGTTTCATCTCATAAACTCTATGGCCCAAAGGGAGTTGGTGCACTATATATCAAAAACGGTATTTCCATTGATCCTGTAATTTTAGGCGGTGGTCAAGAAAATGGTTTGCGTTCTGGAACTGAAAATGTAGCTAATATTGTTGGATTTGGAACAGCCTGCGAGATTGCTAAAACATGTTTGGATGAAAATATGTCTCATATGAAAAAACTACGTGATTACATGATTAAAAGAGTATTAAGTGAAATTCCCGAAGTTACACTAAATGGTAATTCTGAATACCGATTGCCAAATAATGCCCATTTTACCTTTCTTGGTGTTAATGGAGAAGATCTAATAATCAAACTAGATGAATTTGGAATTGCTGCATCTACTGGTTCTGCTTGTTCTGTTAATACACAAAAGGCATCGCATGTTTTAGGTGCAATGGGGTTCTCTCTAGAACAAATAACAGGATCCTTGAGATTAACTATTGGTATTTTTAATGATGAAAAAGAAATTGATCAAACAGTTGAGGTTTTGAAAAAAGTTGTAAACGAACTTCGCTCAGTTTCTCCCTTTAAGGAAAAATATTCTTTTGGTTTACACTAA
- the larC gene encoding nickel pincer cofactor biosynthesis protein LarC — protein MVVVIDPQIAGISGDMLLCSLVDLGADKKRVIDGIKKSEKFLSNSSIKKIDFQKIQKHGIESLQLILEIDEETHERKGSEIKKAITDSVKSIGLLEKSQKFAESCIDTLISSESKIHGIPEDSVHFHEASSIDTLIDIVGITIALEDLGLFEEKIVCLPVSVGGGTVTFSHGTMSNPASAILEIFKNSNLIIKGNDSKDELTTPTGACILVNLTNDSVEYYPSMKVDSIGYGAGQKNFETFSNTLKIIRGSQNNFVTDSVKILETNVDDVSGEILGNLIEKIMSKGAKDVSIYHGITKKGRPTNLVSVICDDDKMDDIIDSLVLETGTLGIRISNSNRFIVPRTTHSISLTLNGKSFVVNYKKSTFKGKTDFKIEFDDLKKISNTLGKSIKETESLLRKEIEELEKL, from the coding sequence ATGGTTGTAGTAATTGATCCTCAAATTGCTGGAATCTCTGGAGATATGCTTCTATGTTCTTTAGTTGATTTGGGTGCTGACAAAAAAAGAGTCATAGATGGAATTAAAAAATCTGAAAAATTTCTCTCAAATTCATCAATCAAAAAAATTGATTTTCAAAAAATTCAAAAACATGGAATTGAATCTCTTCAACTAATTTTAGAAATTGACGAAGAAACTCATGAACGAAAAGGTTCTGAAATTAAAAAGGCAATTACTGATTCTGTCAAATCAATAGGACTCTTAGAAAAATCACAAAAATTTGCAGAATCTTGTATTGATACCCTGATTTCTTCTGAATCTAAAATTCATGGCATTCCTGAAGACTCTGTCCATTTTCATGAGGCATCAAGTATTGATACTCTGATAGATATTGTAGGAATAACAATTGCATTAGAAGATTTAGGTTTGTTTGAAGAGAAAATTGTCTGCTTGCCTGTTTCAGTTGGTGGTGGAACTGTTACCTTCTCGCACGGAACAATGTCTAATCCTGCAAGCGCAATTCTTGAGATTTTCAAAAACTCAAATTTAATTATCAAAGGTAATGATTCAAAGGATGAACTCACTACTCCTACTGGAGCATGTATTTTAGTAAATTTGACAAATGATTCAGTGGAATATTATCCTTCTATGAAAGTTGATTCGATTGGTTATGGTGCAGGACAAAAAAATTTTGAAACTTTTTCAAATACTCTTAAAATTATACGAGGATCTCAAAATAATTTTGTGACTGATTCAGTTAAGATTCTTGAAACAAATGTGGATGATGTCTCTGGTGAAATACTTGGCAATCTAATTGAAAAAATTATGAGTAAAGGTGCAAAAGATGTTTCAATTTATCATGGAATTACCAAGAAAGGAAGGCCTACAAATCTTGTGTCTGTGATTTGTGATGATGACAAAATGGATGATATTATTGATTCTTTAGTTTTAGAAACTGGGACTTTGGGAATTAGAATCTCTAATTCTAATCGCTTTATTGTCCCAAGAACAACCCATAGTATTTCTCTAACCTTAAACGGCAAATCATTTGTAGTTAATTACAAAAAATCCACTTTCAAAGGAAAAACTGATTTTAAAATAGAATTTGATGATTTGAAGAAAATATCGAACACTCTTGGCAAATCCATTAAAGAGACAGAATCATTACTAAGGAAAGAGATTGAGGAACTGGAGAAACTCTAA